A genomic window from Methylorubrum extorquens includes:
- a CDS encoding UdgX family uracil-DNA binding protein (This protein belongs to the uracil DNA glycosylase superfamily, members of which act in excision repair of DNA. However, it belongs more specifically to UdgX branch, whose founding member was found to bind uracil in DNA (where it does not belong), without cleaving it, appears to promote DNA repair by a pathway involving RecA, rather than base excision.) produces MGKPSRDLPLTERAGDFGGIHVVSLAPGADLSGFRAAARRLIAAEIPPENTAWQSEAPSLFGAETAPVDGLPLRLPRAVTELIPMVVPHRDPERYGLLYALLWRVLHGERALMEVLSDPLVHRLHRMRKAIGRDLHKMHAFLRFRRMPGEGAERFVAWFEPDHHILEAAAPFFVDRFRALTWSILTPEGSAHWDGSLRFGPPGRREDVPEGDGFEAGWRDYYESTFNPARLNLDAMRAEMPRKYWRNMPETAAIPALVRAASARAQAMIEKAPTMPVKRDPVRAVAKMAQDEPDSLEALNAIITRSEPLVPGATQAVLGEGPVGARIAFVGEQPGDQEDRQGRPFVGPAGQLLSRALEEAGIDRREAYLTNAVKHFKFNLRGKRRIHEKPTAGEVSHYRWWLERELEFVAPKLVVALGATAVLSLTGKPIPVTRARGPADFGRPFAGFITVHPSYLLRLPDEAAKSAAYQAFVDDLRRANALAA; encoded by the coding sequence ATGGGCAAGCCGTCGCGTGACCTTCCCCTCACGGAGCGGGCAGGGGATTTCGGCGGCATTCACGTCGTCAGCCTCGCCCCCGGTGCGGATCTTTCAGGCTTTCGCGCGGCGGCTCGCCGCTTGATCGCGGCCGAGATACCGCCTGAAAACACCGCCTGGCAGAGTGAAGCCCCGAGCCTGTTCGGCGCCGAGACCGCCCCCGTGGACGGCCTGCCGCTGCGGCTCCCCCGCGCGGTGACCGAACTGATCCCGATGGTGGTGCCCCACCGCGACCCCGAGCGTTACGGCTTGCTCTACGCCCTGCTCTGGCGCGTCCTGCACGGTGAGCGGGCACTGATGGAGGTCCTGAGCGATCCGCTCGTCCACCGGCTGCACCGGATGCGAAAGGCGATCGGGCGCGACCTGCACAAGATGCACGCCTTCCTGCGCTTTCGGCGGATGCCGGGGGAGGGGGCCGAGCGCTTCGTCGCGTGGTTCGAGCCCGACCATCACATCCTGGAAGCCGCCGCACCCTTCTTCGTCGATCGCTTCCGCGCGCTGACATGGTCGATCCTGACGCCGGAGGGCTCGGCCCACTGGGACGGTTCGCTCCGCTTCGGCCCGCCCGGCCGCCGTGAGGACGTGCCGGAGGGCGACGGCTTCGAGGCCGGCTGGCGCGACTATTACGAGAGCACGTTCAATCCGGCCCGGCTCAACCTCGATGCCATGCGCGCCGAGATGCCCCGCAAGTACTGGCGGAACATGCCGGAGACGGCGGCGATTCCCGCCCTCGTCCGGGCCGCGAGCGCCCGTGCGCAGGCGATGATCGAGAAGGCGCCGACGATGCCGGTCAAGCGTGACCCCGTCCGCGCCGTGGCGAAGATGGCCCAGGACGAACCGGACTCGCTGGAAGCCCTCAACGCGATCATCACTCGCTCCGAACCGCTTGTGCCCGGCGCCACCCAGGCCGTGCTCGGCGAAGGACCGGTCGGCGCCCGGATCGCCTTCGTCGGCGAGCAGCCGGGTGATCAGGAGGATCGCCAGGGCCGGCCCTTCGTCGGCCCGGCGGGGCAGCTTCTCTCCCGCGCGCTCGAAGAGGCGGGGATCGACCGGCGTGAGGCCTACCTCACGAATGCGGTCAAGCACTTCAAATTCAATCTGCGCGGCAAACGCCGCATCCACGAGAAGCCGACGGCGGGCGAGGTGAGCCATTACCGCTGGTGGCTCGAGAGGGAACTCGAGTTTGTTGCCCCCAAACTCGTCGTGGCGCTGGGGGCCACCGCGGTGCTGTCGCTGACGGGCAAGCCAATCCCGGTCACCCGCGCCCGCGGCCCCGCCGATTTCGGGCGGCCGTTCGCGGGCTTCATCACGGTCCACCCCTCCTACCTGCTACGCCTGCCCGACGAGGCGGCGAAGTCGGCGGCCTATCAAGCTTTCGTAGATGATCTGCGGCGGGCCAACGCCCTGGCGGCATGA
- a CDS encoding putative DNA modification/repair radical SAM protein, giving the protein MDDKLARKLRILADAAKYDASCSSSGAPKRKAGAGELGSTTGAGICHAYTPDGRCVSLLKILLTNYCLFDCVYCVNRRSSNVARARFSVEEVVTLTIEFYKRNYIEGLFLSSGIIRSPDYTMEMLTRVAKKLRREHGFRGYIHLKSIPEASPWLIEEAGLYADRLSINLELPTEESLNRLAPEKDGAAIESAMGQIGERIIEAKEERRRFSPAGQSTQVIVGADATTDEAMIRKSALLYGTYGLKRVYYSAFSPIPDASAALPPQAPPLRREHRLYQADWLIRYYEFSADDVAGASEDGMLALDIDPKLAWALKNRHRFPVDVNRADREMLLRVPGIGARAVDAIIKARRHGRLRLDDVARLSSGLKRARPFLIAEDFRPTTLTDRLDLRAKLAEPAEQLSLF; this is encoded by the coding sequence ATGGACGACAAGCTCGCGCGCAAGCTGCGCATCCTCGCGGATGCCGCCAAATACGACGCCTCCTGTTCCTCGTCGGGCGCCCCGAAGCGCAAGGCCGGCGCGGGGGAACTCGGCTCGACCACCGGGGCGGGCATCTGCCACGCCTACACGCCGGACGGGCGTTGCGTTTCGCTGCTGAAGATTCTGCTGACGAATTATTGCCTGTTCGACTGCGTCTACTGCGTGAACCGGCGCTCCTCGAACGTCGCCCGCGCGCGCTTCTCGGTCGAGGAGGTCGTGACGCTCACGATCGAGTTCTACAAGCGCAACTACATCGAGGGATTGTTCCTCTCGTCGGGCATCATCCGCTCGCCCGATTATACGATGGAGATGCTGACCCGCGTCGCCAAGAAGCTCCGGCGCGAGCACGGATTTCGCGGCTACATCCATCTGAAGTCGATCCCCGAGGCGAGCCCCTGGCTGATCGAGGAGGCGGGGCTCTACGCCGACCGGCTCTCGATCAACCTCGAACTGCCGACGGAAGAGAGCCTGAACCGACTCGCCCCGGAGAAGGACGGCGCGGCGATCGAAAGCGCGATGGGCCAGATCGGCGAGCGCATCATCGAGGCCAAGGAGGAGCGCCGCCGCTTCTCGCCGGCCGGGCAATCGACGCAGGTGATCGTCGGGGCGGACGCCACCACCGACGAGGCGATGATCCGCAAATCCGCTTTGCTCTACGGCACCTACGGGCTCAAGCGCGTCTACTACTCGGCCTTCAGCCCGATCCCCGACGCCTCCGCCGCCCTTCCGCCGCAGGCGCCGCCCCTGCGGCGCGAGCACCGGCTGTATCAGGCCGATTGGCTGATCCGGTACTACGAGTTCTCCGCCGACGACGTGGCCGGAGCGTCTGAGGACGGCATGCTCGCCCTCGACATCGACCCCAAGCTCGCCTGGGCGCTGAAGAACCGCCACCGCTTTCCCGTCGATGTGAACCGCGCCGACCGGGAGATGCTGCTGCGGGTGCCGGGGATCGGGGCGCGGGCGGTCGATGCCATCATCAAGGCCCGCCGCCACGGCCGCCTGCGCCTCGACGACGTGGCCCGCCTGAGTTCGGGGCTGAAGCGGGCGCGGCCCTTCCTCATCGCCGAGGATTTCCGGCCGACGACACTGACCGACCGGCTCGATCTGCGAGCGAAGCTCGCCGAGCCTGCCGAGCAGTTGAGCCTGTTCTGA